A stretch of DNA from Anthonomus grandis grandis chromosome 22, icAntGran1.3, whole genome shotgun sequence:
acaaaaagttattgatGTCTCctaaagacgaaacgtcgtgGATTGAAATTACTCTCGCGAAAATCGGAAAAAATTGCCATAATAAGGCGCATTTTTGTGCAAGATTTTTCgggttttcggatttattttgattatctccggaatcatttaaattttcatttaatcaaataatttatttattgaagcGGGACTTTCGGAATTACCCTGATACTCTTCcactaaaaacaatttttttaaattgtttattcatcatttccttaactttttataactttaatgCCAGTTTCGCATCCTCTTCCAAATTTTGATAAGaaacctaatattttattaaaaccacaGTAAGGccgaaaatatcaatttttatctTCTCGTCCATAGCGGTTATGCCGTCGAGGTTTACGACCTGTACCGCCTTAGGACGGGCTTTATTCAGTTAATGTGAGAATTCCGAAGAATAAACGCCCCCTTAGTTGTTTACGTTTCTCGTGTTTGCGGTTATGCCTCCCTGGTAGCTTGTTGACAATGTTTTTGAACCTTGTATGACCGATAAGTACCGATGAGACTTTTAACTAGGGCATGCATTTAATCAAACAGCAAAGCATTGAAACTGAACGGTGTGCATTGCCACATAAGGTCAGGTCAACATTCTGCAAAAGGcttaaattttactaaaaaaattaaattaaaatttaataattgcttTGAGAGTTATAGAATTTTTGCCTAAAGGCTTGACTGTATCATTTGAACTGAGGAAAGCTTTTGACGTGCATAATCACCGTGAAATTACCCGAATCAAGCTGTTGAAATAcctactaataaattatttatttgtagttGTTTTAAggcagtaaaaaattatattatttttggttaTTGAAAGAAATTGAATATAGATGCACcatataatttagtttttaacaCCATACAATTCATTTTGCTAAGGCCAAAGACTGCTTTGgccatatttcaattttttttgggacaaaaattaaaattattttcctaattttggCCACACGTTGATGTGTCAAATTTTGGTCAAATAACGTAAACtataataatacctattttttttcagaGTTTTCAGGCTCAATTGCTCATATAAAgcgataaaaattatataaaaatccgATAACAGAACGGCAATTTGTTGAGCGAAAATTCCTATTTTATAACACACAAAACTTGGATCTAAGCATTGGCATATTTGCCAAATTTTTGACCAAGTGACTCTAACCATAAAATGGCTTTTTTTCAgatgttttaactaaaattgtgACTTTATATTcgatcaaagaaaaaatttgacCTGTCATTTTCACCCAAcattatatttaatgaaatgacaATATATTAAGCCAAAATTTCTACATTATAACAGATTAAACTTTGATCTACGCATTGGCTTTTGATAAATTGATGTAAccataaaatagattttttctcCAGAATTACCAGCCAAAATTGCCATGTTTTGGTCAAAcactacaaataataaaatggcGAAAAAAAATCCTACTTTAGGCCGAATAAAACTTGAATCTGGTTGGTGAGTTCAccatattttctctttttttgagCCAGTTATGTCAAATTTCTGCCAAAAATGTATGTCATAAAACCTCAATGTTTTTACCCAAAATTTTGGGCCATTTTAGATATATCTCAAGCcaaagtataatttaaaactagCAAAAATAGGACCCTTAAAGATTGAGCCAATTTGTAGACAAAAATATCTCGACGCTAGCTCCAACTTGCCACAATTGACCAAAATTCTTCCTTAtgcaacaaaaatttattaaatacaacgCATCAATCAGGCGCCGGTGACAACTGCGCTCTACACGCTGCGCAAGACTTAACTAATAAGGTTTCGCGGCCCTAGCAATATTTGCCGTGCTACAAAACTATCGTAAGATGAAACGTGTTCACATAAAGGATTTATTTACGAGGCAACTTAAGAGGGgtgaattttaattaagtaggcatgaatattatgattaatttttcatcAGGAACTTAGAAGTAGCAAACAGAGGTTTTGTGatgatcagattttttttttggttttttaagagGGGATGAAACGGTTTTTGAGTCAcgcctattttttaataaacgcgCTGCCaagtaaatactttattaaatatacaggtggtttaaaacatatatatttttttttaaagctaatgCAGATTTTTAAACGACCAGTATATGCCCTGCCCTGTTGCACTCCAACAAAAATCGAtcaaattacataaaataaaatagatccGATAATCTTAGACCAGGCGAGCAGACTTGAGTAAGAGTAGAAAAGACCTTTGAAGGGCTTCAGACAATCCAAGGGCACGCACACGCATTACAATCGTTCCGTCACGCACCCCAAACATCCAAGCACCAATGAAACCACTGAATTAAAATAAGTCCTTTCatttattggtttattaattttaagggcCCGCTGCCCTTCAATAAGGGTGAATTCATTTGTTCGCCCTTGTCAAAAACCTTGTCTAAGTTCAAGCAAAATAGGACGTGGAGGGTAAAACTACCAGGCTGAGAGAAGATGTAAAAGGTAAAGCATCCCTTAGATTTTGGTGCGTTTTGCTATCACATTTGTTATGTGACGGGTTTGTTAGGCGTAAGATTTAAGTGtgtttacatattattttttaagattttattgacCCGTTATGTAGTcactaaaaatttagaaaacatTTACTCTCGAGAAAATCGGTCGCTGATCTCCCCCTCAGTGTCTCCTTATGTCAGTAAATTTTTAaccagttttaaatttaaaaagactgTCTAAAAAACAGAATgacttttcagaaaaaaatctaCTATGATTAGGTTGTATTAGGATATAAGCTATCAATTTATTATGTTTCTTGAAggtgtaaaaaaaacaaatatttaaatttatttataaattctttatttatttctttataggTTGTTAACTTTTATTTGGTACTAAAGGCATTCAATATTTAGTAGTACAAGTgagaaaatgttattaataactATGTATGTATAGAGGGATTTAAGTAAAGTTAATGTCCTATTAATTAATTAGCATGaatatattcaatttaagaTTTGGGCATATAAACGTAAGATCCTTGGTTCCAAGTATGGATGagctaattaattttttcctgccTCAAATATTGACATAATGATAGTATCTGAAACATAGCTGAATCCACAGATAAATTCTGAAGTGGTTAAAATTCCGGATTATAACTTCATAAGACAAAATAAAGTGGGGCGAGGAGGGGTGTGTATGTGAGGgattgttttgataaaaaatgaatatactCAAACCATTTATATTGAACAAATCTAggttaaattgaaaatttataaacaaacttAGCTTTTTGGTTGCACCTATTATAAAACCTTGTGGAATTTTTATCTATGTTTGACAATATGCTTACCTTGGCCCTTATATCTGTTGTACAGGATATTTTAACTTATTGCTAGATAATGTGGGCcttatacaaataattttaaatttgatgcGAATTTCATAAAGCACAGGTTCTCTTATAGACTTAATTATTTCCTAGAGaaattaatgttataaatagTAGTGCGTTGCTACGTCCAAAAGTCTCTGATCatgaatttgtattttgttatttatccATACctcattataaaaattaaattaagtttattgaGTACAGAGCATCGATATTACCCAGTTTCAGTATGATACAGTCTATAAGTTACATAGTCTAATGTTACTACGCGACAAAGCTcttcaaagatttaaaaaaataaaacagacgTTAATAGGGAAAGCTATAAAAGGTTACGTAATTTGACAactcatttgaaaaaaaatgttttaataatgaacttcaaaatagaaaagttattaaggcaggacttatatgaaaatattgttatggaatttaaaaaaatttaaccgaAATACCTGATCTTTCCATCCGTTTTACCACAAAATCAAGCCAGTAATAAAGATTTcatgaattttaagaaaaatttccaattttttttggaatttatccCAGTATcagaaatagaaattttaaaattaagtcccAGGCGATAGGGTCTGATGAGTTGAATATAACGATTATATATATGTGTAATATGTGTTGTCCTTGTCTTTTACCTTATATAGCACATCTTATGAGTTATTGCTTAATAAATTCcatttttctaaatcaataGAAATGTGTTATGATATAACCACCCTGCCCAAACGTAGTgacccaaaagaaaatattgatctAATATTTTGAGGGTCACCAACATGggaaaaatgataattttaacatttatagTTAAGTGTTTGATATAGATCATAATTTATTGTTGGCAATTCCATCTTAtgtatgatttaatttaaaatagatgctattcaatttttttaaacattatttaacagAAAGAAGTATTGTAAGTCCATTATTGTACGCCATATAAACATCAAATATTAATGAAGTAATAAAAACATGTAAAGTTTACTATTACGCGCATGATAtgctcgttttttaaaaatcaaggcTTCAATTTATTAACAGAGATTTAGAAAACTTAAGACTTATTTCCCTAcagcacagatttaactagctaacgcgttagctagttaaatctgtgccTACAGGATTCTCTTTCTCTAAATCCAAACaagtattgtttattaatatttggtcCTAAAAATGATGTGCAAATTCTAGGGTATCTGACGTGTCTTTGGAAATAACGAAAAATCTACAAAATCTTGGTCTTATTATCAACACGTATCTCATTGTATCCAGAAAGCTTATCTTAGATTGACATTATTACACAACAATCGACACATTTTGTCGCAAGCATTAAACATTGTTTATGTAACTCTCTcgttcttttttaaattgtatacgAAGAGTATAAGACTCCTGTTTACGGCATATCTATGGAATTTGTAAATATGGAAGATATACTTATAAACTCTCTGCAAAAAACTGGCTTAAATTGGACAGCCGTAACAGCCGTACTGTGCACTGTGCATCTTTTTATAATAGATAAAcctatttgtatataaataattttgcacCCAAAATTAGAAAATTGCTTTATAAATTCTATATACTAAGAGAGATAATAAGTACCAATCTTACTATTATATAAATACTTAGTGCAATCTTTGTTACGTTATGCTATAGTGGTGTAGGGTGGAACCTATAAAACATTATTACAACCTTTACAGATTGTGCAGAACTACATTCTAATggttgtttataaaaaaagtaaactaaATAGTACTGATAGTTTGTATATGATGATAGTGtctttaatattcaaaaataattcattCTCATCAGATAAGGATAAATATTGATAGAACTGAAACTACCGGTCAGTcactaaactttaaaaaaaaagtgaattacTTTACTCTAAAACTGTCTAACTATTTACTGTCTCTGTTTGCCATAGTCACTAGTAGCATTGTAGATTTAAGAGCAAAATTAATTCTTCTCATTTGCACATAGAGGCATTCAGTTGTCTAGGcccaaaactaaattaaatactataaaatttgatttttggaattggtaaataaaatctatatcCTGAATTTATAAAGCAATAAAGTAATAAGTAATTTACATCTGGACTTCGCCTTGTGTCACAATAGTACAATCATGTTTAGGTTACAATCATGTTTTATACAATAATTTGTAAATCTAACttgttaaattgtaaaaattaagttttcgttattattatatttccagCTTTAATCGCAGGAGCGACTGCCTCTGAACAGGAATTAATTACAACAGGAGAACTGAGAAAACTATGTTCAAAAAGAGGCAATGCAATTCCACCACCAAGAAGAGTTAACAGCACCTTAAGGTACACAATACTTACTTTCTACACTCAATGcaaaggcaaaaattaaatttttgttgcaTGGCAACAGTGCCTATATGTCAACCCGAGTCTTAAGTGCTGCGCAACGACCGTTTTTTTGGTCAGGGCGCTTACTTAATACAAGCATTGATGCCATATGTTAacaaacaaatgaaaaaagcgtaataatatttttagattgcGTAACTTAAGAGAAATGATGATATCAGAGGTAAAACTAGGAACGCATCCCATAGACGCATACTTGGTTACCTCCAGTGATGAACACCAGGTTAGTTGCAGTCGGTGAGTAGAATCTTAATTCGAAAACAACCGTTTTTatcagtaatttttaattaaaaagagcGAAATACTTCATAATTATATTCTTCTCAGAGCATTGCTGTAGAGGAATATGATACTCGTCGAGAGTTCATATCTGGGTTTAGCGGAAGTTATGGAGATGCGATAATAACGTTGAGTAAAGCCGCCCTGTGGACTGACGGTAGATACCATCTGCAAGCTGATGAGGAACTTGACTGTAATTGGTTATTAATGCGAGAAGGACTTAAGAATGTTTCTACAAGGTAAAAGAGATAGAAAGGAAGGAATCACTTCTTCATACACTCATCACGTTTGTATGTGTTTTTTATAGCATGTTGCAAGGAGTGAGGAGGCTTATTAACTCTATTTCTTGATTAAAAAAGTACTAAGGAAGGTCAAGAAGTGTTTTTGAAAAGGCAATTCAATGATctttaaaagaagtttaaatCGACAGACTGCCTTACCTATAATTAAGACTTTAAGGGTTGTTTTCtcagaaaatttatataatttcactGAAAATAAGCGTATAaaatttttccctaaaaaaagCTGTATCTATAGGGACTAATGTACTAAAGGatctttggaaatatttctcattcttccaggcacttataAGGctctattttaaataagaaaaatgtggTTTGTCtaagaaattacttcaaaaattatttccacTTAGTGGAAAAATAGTAGtggcaatatttaatttttttaataaaaaagttgatgatggtagATAAAAAAACCAAACGCCGTATGGTAAACTAATTAGTAAATCCAGTATTAGATAAAGCATTTTCTTCTTCCGCTGCTATGCATTAATGGATGTTTGCAATCATAAATGACCGTTTTTCACAATCTCTGGTGGTGTGATTCTCCTGTGGTTCCTACTCCTATTTAATGTTTGATAATTCGAAGCCTTCCTTTTTCTGTCTAAAACCCTTCACTCTATTTTTCATTCTACTAATAGTTAGAGCAAATGGTACTTTTCGTTGCGTAATACTTGTATCTTGTATACGCAATAAAGTCAAAGttcgtaaaaatgtttttgaatctCTACGTCTGAAGACGTCTTCAACTAACCATAAATCTCGAGATAGTTAAACTTTTTTACTCGTTCTATGGCTTCGCTACCGTATGAGAGTTTCGGAAAATACAGgatatctaaaattaatttgccTCTTATTAAAGCAGGGTCATACAAGGAAAACATGTACGTATATCCTATACTACATATGTGGAATATACATCCGTTATAAATATAGAACATcaactcttttaaaataaataaacaatatttccaCGTGTTTAATAagtgcatatttaaaaaaaaaactactacgGTCCTGTCGTTCCGCTTTCATCAAAGCAGGCACGTGTTGTTAACAGCATACAAGGCATTACAAAAAATcgtactacaaaaaaattatttccagttAAACATGGGATTTACCGTAATGAAAATGTGTTTTAGAACGGAATGGCTTAGGTCCGAATTTCCAGATGGTGGTCGAATAGGAGCAAATCCAAAATTGATATCGGAGTACATGTGGAATAAAATGGCGAACCAGTTGGCGCCGCATAAAATCGAACTTGTTGCCCTAAACGTGTGTTTAATCGACGAAATTTGGCCTAAAAAAGAAAGGCCCAAGAAGAGAAGTAAAAATGCGTTTGTACTAGATATTAAATATGCTGGTAATATACATTTGATCCAAATCCCTTTACATATTACATGAATTGATTTCTTAGGTGTAAATTATACCACAAAAATAGAAGAAGTGAGGAAACTAGTTAAAAAAGCTGGAGCTGATGCTATGGTAGTTACCTCATTAGATGAAATAGCATGGCTACTAAACTTGAGAGGAAGAGACATTCCATACCCTCCATTTGTAAAAAGCTACTTATTTTTTGATATGAATAACGTATTCTTTTACGCTAATTGGAACCAACTGGAGAAAAACAACGTTACAACATACTTTCATGCGCAGTCAGTTTTCCGACATAAAGACACAGTACAGTAAGTTCTTCTGTAATAAGCCTTCTTCAATTAATCATGTacattaattttagaattaaaaactaTACAGCCATATGGAACGACCTTCGTACGAAATCACAGCTATATGATAAAATTTTGGTTGCTTCGCATTGTGTCTACAGCGAAGGCGCTAGCCACGCCATTTATGAGCatatttttcctgaaaaaagaCTGCCCCTACAATCCCCGATCATTCAtcttaaatctattaaaaatgcTGTAGAAATTCAAGGGATGCAGGTCGCACATGTTAAAGATGGAGCTGCCATGTGCGATTTCTTCTCGTTTGTTGAGATGGAGGTAAAAGTTTATTGAACgttcttaaaacatttttttacaggtGGTAAATAATAGAGAAGAACACTTCCGGTTGTTCTGAAGCAGATGCCCTTGGATGTTAATCCCGGAGAGCAAGCCTGTAGTtctgctttaaaatttaatgctgtattgattttttttaatgttgcatTTTCCAGATTTCCAAGGGACGATCGTTTACGGAAATCGAGCTTGTAGAAATTCTGGATGCAGGTCGTTTCCTTCAAGTAGACAGTCTTGGCAATAGTTTCCCTACGATCGTTGGGTTCGCTGGAAATGGGGCTAAGCCTCATTACATTCCCACCAATAACACCGATtccagaatttttaataatggcACCATCGTCATCGAGTCTGGGGGACAATATTTCGGTATGAATATGCTTCAGTtgtacaaaaattattgaaaatgaatGTCTTTTTCTCTAGAGGGTACAACGAGCGTAACGCGTACAATCCATTACGGTGAACCGGATGAAAATATGAAGGCAGCATATACAAGAGTTCTCCTAGGTCAAATAGGTTTTTCAACTTTAACATTTCCACCTAATATGAAAATAGCAGATGCCGATATTCTCGTGAGAGGCCCCCTGTGGGAGGTTGGCCTGGATTACCTGCACGAATCGGGCCATGGAATTGGGTCATTTGCTGGAGCTAAAGAATGTGGGTTAACATTAAATTACGCTACGaactattaataaatttattagaagtaTAACAGGGTGGTGGTCTTTATAGATAGACTTAAGAAAAACCCTCTGTATATGCAGGAAAAATACGTAAATctactattttgttttttacccgaaatttttaaaatgaattcttTTTTTAGCCCCAATCGCTATACAGTATGACTTGGAAGTATCAACAAAGCAGACTTTTAAACCAGGGTATTTTTTCACCATAGGTAAGTGCGTAAGAAAGAAATTGATTTGGCGAACTTTTGAAAAGTTTTCTGTGGTTTAGGaaccaaaaacaataaaatattaagccaAAGAAGACAAACcgaaattatacataaaactaACTAACCTTACTCAAAATATTATCGTAACATCTGCCTACtgtacataaaacaataaaaactctTTGGTGCATAGTTTGTCTCGGCATGctcaataaaataattctaattatgTACTAAAATCTTATGGATCATCAAAATGACGCATCCGGTCATAAAACTTTCTAATGAAGTGTAAATATGGATTCATATTCTAAAGCAATATTCGCCAAAAGCAAattctttcattttatttttagaaccCGGTTATTACAAAGAAGGCTATTTTGGAGTACGACTGCAAAATGTCTACCAAGTAATCAAAAAGCCTTGGCTGCAGAAGACATCAGGTCACAAATATCTTGGATTTAAGACACTCACTTTAGTACCTTATCAACAGAAAATGTTAGCGATGGAACTACTGTCAACGCATGAGGTATTTACATGATAATATCTTTAAGGTCAAGTATTCTCGAGGTAATTCTCATTattcttaagaatattttttagagaaaatggTTGAATCGCTACAATGAAGAAATTCGCCAAGAAGTCGGAGCCGAACTCAAAAGACAAGGCAAAACTGACGCATTTTATTGGATGATGGAAAACACTAAATACATTCCAGAAAATAGAGGCCATACACTATCagcaacaattattttaatattaagtagtaTAACAATAAGTATAACATATTTATAGATATAGACAAGTCATGTCATTCAATGTAgagtaataaaataactatttattttggCATTAGAAGGGCTAGAGGTATTATATTATCTAATAATGTAGATACTTATTTCTCATTATAGGAAGAAAAGTCAACTTACTCAGAACCCTAAAGTAagtgtatattattattatttattttttgataatttaggGATAGGTTCCAGGTCGTTATTATAGCCATTTATTTAAcaaccttttaatttaaaaaaaggaatgcAGATagttctaaaatttattttttgtaacgCATTTAtgtttgttattaaattattttatggcAGACGAATGGCTTTCTTGTTTTAGTAGGTATTGGGACGGATTcaagctttatttttttaacaaacaaactcatCTACTCTCATTTAACTTCTTCgggttttttcctaaaaaacattaattcaacTGCCCAAGATACCACGCAAACTAAATAGGAGAAGGTAAGCACGTGGGAAACCAAAACATTGTCGTCCACAAATGACTTGACCACACCTAAAATGAATAACAAGTATATTAAAGCAGCTAAAGAATATCAAATACTCACTCATTAAAAGCCCCAACAGCAAACTCACAACACCgtttaaaaacataaacagCGAATAAGCCATGGAGAATTTGTCTTGGTACTCTTCAGATATGACGAGCGGTAAAGGAGTCTGAATGAAGCACCTAAGAAATCCAAGAACTCCGGAAAACACCAGTTTCCAAGTGTAAGTATCATTGGCAAcgaaagctaaaaaaaacaaagtagaaTTTCATATTCACGCAGAATTAGGTTGTCCAATTTCCTGTACTATGTGGCATTTATTTAGAGGTTTCATTGTAAAAAATCCTTACCGAATCTCgccataaaaatcaaaacagaCGCTCCCAGAACCACGTATCTGCTCTTAAAACTAACCATACTGCTGATAACTGTTAACAAGATCCTCGATACCACATCACATGCAAAGAATATAAACATCATATTGGCTATCACAGCTGGAGTAAACCCGCTGTCTTTAAGCATCAGAGGAATTATGGATATAAAGGTCATATCTGCAGTGTAGGCTAGTCCTAGACCCACACTTATGTTAAGATACCTTAAGTCTTTTAGGAGCGACATGTCCATAGATTTAACGAATGTTTtcctaaaagaataaaaaaattattagagttAGGCGTAGATAAAGTTTACGTAGGTTGGGATTGTCAAACCTGCATAATAATcctacaaattaaaattttatcaatcaCAAATGGACACGGCTAAAAACGCCTAGAAACTAGAAactcatgtttttttttatgtatacttaCCAAAATGATGTATTGTTTTTCTCTTGATTTTCTTCATGATGTTCTTCTGGTTTTTTATGATGGAGGTTGGCGATCGAAGCAAAACTTGCTCCGATTGACACCATAGAGTGTCTTGGCCTGTGGTGAATACTTCTTTGACTCGCTGTAAATTGCATTGACTTTTTCCTATCGGAAAGTAATGGTTTTTCAGTTGGATTGTCAGGCTTTCGGTCCGGTAAATTATTGGGATGATCTGTTAGAACAGAAATAAGATAAGGTTTTACACATGTTATGTATAAGCTTACCAAGAGGTTCATCCTGCGTGTAAACtttcttcaaatatttcttaactgGATTTAAACTTGCTGAAGCCGGAAATGTTAATAAGCTAAGGATTGCTAGGCCGATTAAAGTACCTCTAAAATGTATGAGACAAAGTtaagtattaaattttgatttgattcacatttttaagtaaattttaccTAAATCCAAAATATGCCATGCTGAAAGCTGCCAACTGGGGTACGACCATATTAAACCCTATAACTAAAGCTTGACAGACACTCATCATGACTGCCATTTTCTTGTCAAAATATGAATTGAATGCTGACAATAAGGCGGGCGTAAGAAGCCCATAGCCTATgcctaaaaaatgtttttaaaacaaatctaaaacCTTTTTAAGAACTTACCTTCAATTACCCCATAACAAATAAGCAATTGAatcaaattttgtgaaaaaatcaaTCCAACCGCCCCTATAGTAAATACTATAGACCCTATTAGTCCAACTTTTCTGTATGTTAAACTACTTAAC
This window harbors:
- the LOC126748132 gene encoding monocarboxylate transporter 9-like yields the protein MATKTKKESNSIDVTLEEGNFHLAPPDGGWGYVVVLATVIMFCVTIVPTAAFGLVYGNFLKTLGDETTGTTLASSLFNTINSFTGLIANGLLSSLTYRKVGLIGSIVFTIGAVGLIFSQNLIQLLICYGVIEGIGYGLLTPALLSAFNSYFDKKMAVMMSVCQALVIGFNMVVPQLAAFSMAYFGFRGTLIGLAILSLLTFPASASLNPVKKYLKKVYTQDEPLDHPNNLPDRKPDNPTEKPLLSDRKKSMQFTASQRSIHHRPRHSMVSIGASFASIANLHHKKPEEHHEENQEKNNTSFWKTFVKSMDMSLLKDLRYLNISVGLGLAYTADMTFISIIPLMLKDSGFTPAVIANMMFIFFACDVVSRILLTVISSMVSFKSRYVVLGASVLIFMARFAFVANDTYTWKLVFSGVLGFLRCFIQTPLPLVISEEYQDKFSMAYSLFMFLNGVVSLLLGLLMSVVKSFVDDNVLVSHVLTFSYLVCVVSWAVELMFFRKKPEEVK
- the LOC126748129 gene encoding xaa-Pro aminopeptidase 1-like, whose product is MLKMDKQNINILLNIILALIAGATASEQELITTGELRKLCSKRGNAIPPPRRVNSTLRLRNLREMMISEVKLGTHPIDAYLVTSSDEHQSIAVEEYDTRREFISGFSGSYGDAIITLSKAALWTDGRYHLQADEELDCNWLLMREGLKNVSTRTEWLRSEFPDGGRIGANPKLISEYMWNKMANQLAPHKIELVALNVCLIDEIWPKKERPKKRSKNAFVLDIKYAGVNYTTKIEEVRKLVKKAGADAMVVTSLDEIAWLLNLRGRDIPYPPFVKSYLFFDMNNVFFYANWNQLEKNNVTTYFHAQSVFRHKDTVQIKNYTAIWNDLRTKSQLYDKILVASHCVYSEGASHAIYEHIFPEKRLPLQSPIIHLKSIKNAVEIQGMQVAHVKDGAAMCDFFSFVEMEISKGRSFTEIELVEILDAGRFLQVDSLGNSFPTIVGFAGNGAKPHYIPTNNTDSRIFNNGTIVIESGGQYFEGTTSVTRTIHYGEPDENMKAAYTRVLLGQIGFSTLTFPPNMKIADADILVRGPLWEVGLDYLHESGHGIGSFAGAKESPIAIQYDLEVSTKQTFKPGYFFTIEPGYYKEGYFGVRLQNVYQVIKKPWLQKTSGHKYLGFKTLTLVPYQQKMLAMELLSTHERKWLNRYNEEIRQEVGAELKRQGKTDAFYWMMENTKYIPENRGHTLSATIILILSSITISITYL